Below is a genomic region from Raphanus sativus cultivar WK10039 chromosome 4, ASM80110v3, whole genome shotgun sequence.
TAAAGATCTCCGCATCGATAACCAGACGAAGTGGGATACGACTTACGGTATGTTGTTGGCTGCGTATGAGCACAAGGAAGTGTTTTCTTGTCTGGGGAGCTGTGATCTTGAATATAAAATTTCGATGTCTCCTGAAGAGTGGAGGAAGATCGAGGTGCTGTGCTCGTGCTTGAAGATTCTTTTCGACGCGGCTAATGTTTTGACCGGCCCGACCCGGTTGACAGCAAATGATATGTACCATGAGATGACGAAGCTTCAGCTGGAGCTAAGCCACGCGGCCATGAGTGAGGAGCCGGATGTCAGAGACCTGGCGACTCCGTTGAGAGAGAAGTTTGATGAGTACTGGAGAGGATGTTTCTTGCTGCTGTCAGTTGCTGTTGTGATGGATCCGCGCTTCAAGATGAAGCTTATTGAGTTTAGTTTCTCCAAGGCTTATGGGGAAGATGCGGAGAAATGGATCAGGAGTGTTGATGATGCTGTGCATGAGCTGTACAATGACTATTCTGAACAGAGTCACTCCCTGTTGGAGGCTTATGTGGGCCATGGGAATGATGGCTTTTCTGAAACAGAGGTTCACTTTCATCCTGAATACAACCATTCGAACGAGCTTTCGCATGATCAAATATATGAACAGCCTGGAGGAGATGGCAATCTCCTGGATGAAAAGCCAAGAGACCATGCTTTAGAAGGTCATGAGTCTCAAGAAGCTGCTCAGACTGAGCAGACGACGCAGATGGTTGAGGAACTGCCGCTGGAAAACCAGCAAGTGGAGGAGGATACAGATATGACACAGGAAACGCAGCCGGTGGATGAAATACTCGAGGACACTCAAGCAGTGGAAGAACTGGCTCAGGAGGAGGAGCAATTGGTGGAGGAGAAGCATGCTGACAATGACATTCTTGTTGAGGAAGTAGAACATGAGACACAACTGGTGGAGGAAATGGTCGAGAACACTGAACCAGTTGAGCAAGTGGTTCAGGAGGCACAAGTGGTGGAAGAGAAGCATGGTGACAGTGACATTCAGCCTGTTGAGGAAGTAGAAAATGAGACACAGCCGGTTGAGGAAATGGTTGAGAACACTGAATCAGTAGAGCAAATGGTTGAGGAGGCACAACTGGTGGAAGAGAAGCATGATGACATTCAGCCTGTTGAGGAAGTAGAACATGAGGCACAACCGGTGGATGAAATGGTTGAGAACACTGAATCAGTTGAGGAAGTGGCTCAGGAGGCACAAGTGGTGGAAGAGAAGCATGGTGGCAGTGACATTCAGCCTGTTGAAGAAGCAGAACATGAGACACAAACGGTGGAGGAAATGGTGGAGAACGCTGAACCAGCTGAGGAAATGGCTCAGGAGACACAACTGGTGGAGGAAAAGCATGATGACATTCAGCCTATTGAAGAAACAGAACATGAGGCGCAGCCAGTAGAGGAAATGGTCGAGGACACTCAGCCAGTTGAGGATATGGCACAGGAGGCACAACCAGTAGAGCCCAAAAATCCACAAAACGGTGAATCTCAATCACATGCAATGCCGCAGGAAGAAGCTGCGTTTACAATCTCTCAAGAAGAAGGTCACCACGTTGACGTCCTTCTCCAGGAAGGCCATCACCTTGAAGCATCTTCGCAGGAGTTTCCCCTCATCACCATTGGAGATGGATTCTCAGACTTTGAGCTTTACATCTCTGAAGTAGGGAGTCGTGAGCAGATGAAATCGGAGCTCGACCAATACCTGGAGGAATCTCTGATACCGCGGTCTCCAGACTTTGAGGTTTTGAGCTGGTGGAGCCTGAACCGAACCAAGTACCCCACCCTCTCCAAGATGGCAGCTGATGTCTTGTCCTTACCGTTTTGCACCGTCTCTCCTGACTCTGTTTTTGACACTGACGTGAAAAAGATAGACAACTACAGAAGCTCTCTTGGACATGTCACCTTGGAAGCTCTCTTCTGCGCCAAGGATTGGCTCATGCACGGTTCCAACGCTTCCACCTCAGAGAACAATGTGAAGAGGGAACAGTGAGGTATATCCCTTGTATCATTCCTTGTCCTTAGACTTCGTTTAAGCTTACTATATTTTGTTGTGGCCTCTAAGGCTAATCTGGATTTGTTGTGTGTTGCTTATGCTTTTTTTTACCATCTCTCTCTTCCGGGGCTTTTGAGCAGTTCCCTTTGTTGACATGATTTGATATCACAATTTGGcatcataattattattttttattggcTCTTTCAGTTTTCTGGGTCAGTGGTGAGATCTGTTATGATATAGTATGTATCTTGTTTCTAGGGAGATGGTATTATAAGCCAGCAGAGAAGAGTCTGGTATGAACCGGTTGGGTCTTAATTCAAAGCTGATGATCTCTAATTTAGGCGAGATGTGAATTACTTGATATCTCTGTTGTGCTTAGTTTATCTCTGTTGTGGTTCCAAGTCTCTTTTTGGTTGAGACTCTAAATCCTTTTTATAGCTTGGTACGTGTATAATATATTACTTGTTCAAGTTGTGGAATTGAATAGAAATAATCCATCGTCTGAGTAATGATAATTGGAATCGTGTTGAACCTAATTGGGATCTAACAGAAAATTTTTGGGCATGTTATTGGTGAGATTCACATATATGAAAACCATATTTGGACCGATCACACAATTAGCTTTAGATAGTTTTTCATTACACAAAACGATACTGATATTTAAAGTCGTCACTATCATCAAATGCATTTTAAGTTATGATTACATCtacattattaaaacaaatcttaATTTGTGTGAGATGTATCTAAAGTAAACAAGGACACTTATGAGAATGTGGAAGAAACAATTAGTGGTTATTACTTTTTGGCAGTTTCTTTATCAAATCCTACTATTTTAGAATTCAAACCTAAACAAATTTAGTAATCATTTGACCAGTATCTAAGAAAAGACGATTGAACCAGtccacaaaaattcaaaattagaCATTTACTATTTATAGAAGTTTGGTTTTGCATATAAATACGTTGTTAAGTTAATCAAGAACTATTAGCAAGacaagcaaaaaaaagaagaagaaccgtTTAAGAACTTATCAAACATTATGGCTATCGAAAAGAAAACCCTGATCGCCTCCTTCATCATCGTTTTGATGATGGTAATGATGATCGTGACCGAGGTCGAGGCAAGGAAGCATGTCACAATCAAGCCGCCTCCAAAGTGATATATAGTCTTTGTTGTTTTCAAATCCATGGTTGCTTCAGCTAGGGAGCTTCAAGCATGCCTGgcttaactaaattttattattatatatcatttttgttCATCTTCCTATTAATTTGCTTAGTTATGGATGTATTATTACTTACAAATAATGTTTTACATATGTCAAATTAATATGTGAATGAAATGTACTAGTTTATATTTCATATGtagagatttattttataatctctCTAGAAATTGACAACATATGTGTTCACATACTTTCTTTTTAGTTTgtaatttgtaaaaaataaaaatgatacataTATCCTGGTATTAATACTAAAGAATGTGTTTTTCTCCTGTTTTTATTGTTATAGTATTTGCAAGTATCTTCTTCCTCGCATACAATGTCCA
It encodes:
- the LOC130511838 gene encoding zinc finger BED domain-containing protein DAYSLEEPER-like, with the translated sequence MDNNTSLMLIDNNGSFEIDDQSHMDASMALAVTPTRPTTDPADTDDGLLPVQPGTIRRRRKKSMVWEHFTIETTSPGSSKACCKHCRKSFAYITGQKLAGTSHLKRHIQLGICPMSRDTTLTTPQQQQVSTDTKDVVTAPPKKRQRASSSSATPHKAPLDQDRCYSEMAKMIIIHDYPLHMVEHSGFAGFVRALRPQLSMASFHTIHADCVAIYLSEKQKLSAFVGEIPGQVNLTVDMWTSNQSVGYAFLTGHFIDKNWNLTRRLLNVAVVPSPDSDFALNQPVAACLSDWNLERRLCSITVGQSVVNKSAVENLRCCLSARNQHVMNGQLLLGSCYARLLSGMAQDMLMAEELRTLVKKVRDSVKHVKTKDSCSERFDELKTQLQTQSTKDLRIDNQTKWDTTYGMLLAAYEHKEVFSCLGSCDLEYKISMSPEEWRKIEVLCSCLKILFDAANVLTGPTRLTANDMYHEMTKLQLELSHAAMSEEPDVRDLATPLREKFDEYWRGCFLLLSVAVVMDPRFKMKLIEFSFSKAYGEDAEKWIRSVDDAVHELYNDYSEQSHSLLEAYVGHGNDGFSETEVHFHPEYNHSNELSHDQIYEQPGGDGNLLDEKPRDHALEGHESQEAAQTEQTTQMVEELPLENQQVEEDTDMTQETQPVDEILEDTQAVEELAQEEEQLVEEKHADNDILVEEVEHETQLVEEMVENTEPVEQVVQEAQVVEEKHGDSDIQPVEEVENETQPVEEMVENTESVEQMVEEAQLVEEKHDDIQPVEEVEHEAQPVDEMVENTESVEEVAQEAQVVEEKHGGSDIQPVEEAEHETQTVEEMVENAEPAEEMAQETQLVEEKHDDIQPIEETEHEAQPVEEMVEDTQPVEDMAQEAQPVEPKNPQNGESQSHAMPQEEAAFTISQEEGHHVDVLLQEGHHLEASSQEFPLITIGDGFSDFELYISEVGSREQMKSELDQYLEESLIPRSPDFEVLSWWSLNRTKYPTLSKMAADVLSLPFCTVSPDSVFDTDVKKIDNYRSSLGHVTLEALFCAKDWLMHGSNASTSENNVKREQ